A window of the Candidatus Saccharibacteria bacterium oral taxon 488 genome harbors these coding sequences:
- a CDS encoding RpiB/LacA/LacB family sugar-phosphate isomerase, whose translation MKIYLGSDHRGFALKEKVFAYLAKSGYAVEDVGGRELNPDDDFPQFAAAAALRVIGDGEDDPRAILICGGGQGMCIAANRFKGIRASVIWDAHEARMTRRDNNSNVLCLPARVLEDNEAAWKGIVETWLNTAYADAPRYNRRNAQLDEIV comes from the coding sequence ATGAAGATTTATCTTGGTTCGGATCATCGCGGGTTTGCGTTGAAGGAAAAAGTATTTGCGTATTTGGCGAAAAGTGGCTACGCGGTCGAGGATGTCGGCGGCCGTGAGCTTAATCCTGATGACGATTTTCCGCAGTTTGCGGCAGCGGCAGCGCTGCGAGTGATTGGTGATGGCGAGGATGATCCACGGGCAATTTTAATTTGCGGCGGCGGTCAGGGTATGTGTATAGCGGCGAATCGTTTTAAGGGGATCCGCGCCAGTGTTATTTGGGATGCACATGAGGCGAGGATGACGCGGCGTGACAATAATTCGAATGTATTATGTCTGCCGGCTAGGGTCCTCGAGGATAACGAAGCTGCCTGGAAGGGCATTGTTGAAACGTGGCTCAATACTGCATACGCGGATGCCCCGCGGTATAATCGGCGCAATGCGCAACTGGATGAGATCGTATGA
- a CDS encoding sugar kinase → MAKIITVGAGVQDVFLSQSDALAPVCDSPERCFAKLELGAKADVNQIHFSTGGGATNAAVTFARQGHEVMFLGVVGRDPAGQAVLDDLDAENVDTRYVRFSQKYNTGYSVLLLAPNGERTILTYRGASTHYHTADFTVADIEADWLYVSTLAGQMTVLDKVFREARAAGMKICFNPGKRELAQREKLMGLLDDVEVLALNKEEMQQLVPGDDLEQLVRRAKELVPVVLLTDGVNGSMASDGVTIVRAAMYEDVPAIDRTGAGDAFASGFLSQWAHGAQLKDAVVFASANSSSVVNHIGAKTGILYQGARLHAMPLSEKEF, encoded by the coding sequence GTGGCAAAAATTATTACCGTCGGCGCTGGTGTGCAGGATGTTTTTTTAAGCCAGTCAGACGCCTTGGCTCCGGTGTGCGATAGTCCAGAACGTTGTTTTGCTAAGCTAGAACTTGGTGCCAAGGCCGACGTCAACCAGATCCATTTTTCGACGGGTGGTGGTGCGACGAATGCCGCTGTAACCTTTGCCAGGCAGGGCCACGAAGTGATGTTTTTGGGCGTTGTCGGCCGCGATCCGGCTGGTCAAGCGGTGTTGGACGATCTGGACGCCGAGAATGTTGATACGCGATATGTTCGATTTTCCCAAAAATACAATACGGGCTACTCGGTGCTATTGTTGGCGCCAAACGGTGAACGGACAATTTTGACGTATCGCGGCGCATCAACGCATTATCACACGGCTGATTTTACCGTGGCGGATATTGAGGCTGATTGGCTGTATGTATCAACACTGGCAGGTCAGATGACGGTCTTGGATAAGGTATTTCGTGAGGCGCGAGCAGCTGGTATGAAAATTTGCTTTAATCCAGGCAAGCGAGAGCTAGCACAGCGCGAGAAGTTAATGGGACTGCTGGATGATGTGGAGGTATTGGCACTGAACAAAGAAGAGATGCAACAGTTAGTGCCGGGTGATGATCTGGAACAGCTGGTGCGGCGAGCAAAAGAGCTCGTGCCGGTGGTGTTGCTGACAGACGGCGTGAATGGCTCGATGGCGTCTGATGGTGTAACGATTGTCAGAGCAGCGATGTACGAGGATGTGCCAGCAATTGATCGGACTGGCGCAGGTGATGCATTTGCCAGTGGCTTTTTGAGTCAGTGGGCTCATGGCGCCCAGCTGAAGGACGCAGTAGTATTTGCCAGCGCAAATTCAAGCTCGGTCGTCAATCATATTGGTGCTAAAACCGGTATCTTATATCAAGGTGCGCGACTACATGCCATGCCACTAAGCGAAAAGGAGTTTTAA
- a CDS encoding transketolase produces MSELTIGWLEEKARELRQLVIRQVAAAGSGHVAGPLGFADVMAVLYFRILRLRPEEPDWPDRDLFVMSNGHYAPLLYAAMAMRGFLSESELMSLRQFGSRLQGHPERVKLPGLETTSGPLGCGLSQAVGMAYHLQYLQNSERFVYCSLGDGELDEGNIWEAAMFAAKYKLGRLIAIIDRNNIQIGGDTEKVIPLNDLGEKWRSFGWQVQEIDGHDVAQIIAAIKEAQAVREQPSIIIAHTVPGRGVDFMEGDHRWHGKAPNAEQAAAALAQLDLPAGKQSEGVIGA; encoded by the coding sequence ATGAGCGAACTTACGATTGGCTGGCTGGAAGAGAAGGCGCGAGAACTACGACAGTTGGTTATTCGTCAAGTAGCAGCCGCCGGCAGCGGTCATGTGGCGGGGCCGCTGGGGTTTGCTGATGTGATGGCCGTGCTGTATTTTCGGATTCTTAGATTGCGTCCAGAAGAGCCGGATTGGCCTGATCGCGATCTATTCGTCATGAGTAACGGCCATTATGCACCACTGCTATACGCAGCGATGGCGATGCGCGGATTTTTATCGGAATCAGAGTTAATGAGTTTGCGGCAGTTTGGCTCGCGGCTACAAGGGCATCCGGAGCGGGTAAAATTACCAGGGCTAGAGACGACGAGCGGGCCGCTCGGCTGCGGTCTCAGCCAGGCTGTCGGTATGGCGTATCATTTGCAGTATTTGCAGAACTCGGAGCGTTTCGTATATTGTAGTTTAGGCGATGGTGAACTTGATGAGGGTAATATTTGGGAAGCGGCGATGTTTGCAGCCAAGTATAAATTAGGCCGGCTGATCGCCATCATTGATCGTAATAATATTCAAATTGGCGGCGATACAGAAAAAGTCATACCACTGAATGATTTGGGCGAGAAATGGCGCAGCTTCGGCTGGCAGGTACAGGAAATTGACGGGCATGACGTGGCACAAATTATTGCGGCGATTAAAGAAGCACAGGCAGTACGCGAGCAGCCGAGTATTATCATCGCGCATACAGTGCCCGGGCGCGGTGTTGATTTTATGGAGGGTGATCATCGGTGGCACGGCAAGGCGCCAAATGCCGAGCAGGCCGCCGCAGCTCTGGCGCAATTAGATCTACCGGCCGGGAAACAGTCGGAAGGGGTAATAGGCGCATGA
- a CDS encoding class II fructose-bisphosphate aldolase yields MGLTISDIRRNTTHARHLMQRTRAQHFAVGAFNIDNQETLIAVARAAQKLQSPVLVEVSDAEVKAMGLENVRDLVDNYKAEYGIEMYLNLDHGPTVEGCKRAIDAGYEFVHIDISQANHDASDEEIIAKTREVVEYAKFTGALVEAEPHYFWGSSNVHTEAIDYEEIKKTFSTPEGARDFVEATGIDTFAAAIGNLHGLYPVPKVLDLELLARIREALHCQISLHGGSGTPLHYFKDAAKIGVSKININSDMRYAFRTTLEKTLRENPNEYAIVKLMPPVYVAVQEVVEAKIQAFGSAGKAVV; encoded by the coding sequence ATGGGACTGACAATTTCTGACATTCGGCGCAATACCACGCATGCGCGCCATTTGATGCAGCGGACACGGGCGCAACATTTTGCGGTCGGGGCGTTTAATATTGATAATCAAGAAACGCTAATCGCGGTGGCACGAGCGGCACAGAAGCTCCAATCGCCAGTGCTGGTGGAAGTATCAGACGCCGAGGTGAAGGCTATGGGGCTGGAGAACGTGCGCGATCTGGTGGATAATTATAAGGCTGAATATGGCATCGAGATGTATTTGAACTTGGATCACGGGCCAACGGTGGAGGGCTGCAAGCGGGCGATTGACGCGGGTTATGAGTTTGTGCATATTGATATTTCCCAGGCAAATCATGATGCCTCGGATGAGGAAATCATCGCCAAAACCCGCGAAGTTGTCGAGTACGCCAAGTTCACTGGCGCGTTGGTGGAAGCCGAGCCGCATTATTTTTGGGGTTCGTCAAATGTCCATACCGAGGCGATTGACTATGAAGAAATTAAGAAAACCTTTTCCACGCCAGAGGGCGCGCGTGATTTCGTAGAGGCGACGGGAATTGACACTTTTGCAGCGGCGATTGGCAATTTGCATGGGTTGTATCCAGTGCCGAAAGTTTTGGATTTGGAATTATTAGCGCGTATCCGCGAGGCGCTGCACTGTCAGATTTCGCTTCATGGCGGATCAGGCACGCCGCTGCATTATTTTAAGGATGCAGCAAAAATTGGCGTCTCCAAAATCAACATCAACTCCGACATGCGCTACGCTTTCCGCACCACACTGGAAAAAACCTTGCGTGAAAATCCAAATGAATATGCCATCGTTAAGCTGATGCCACCGGTGTACGTAGCCGTTCAGGAAGTAGTTGAGGCGAAAATTCAGGCCTTTGGCTCAGCCGGAAAGGCAGTGGTGTAG
- the gatC gene encoding Asp-tRNA(Asn)/Glu-tRNA(Gln) amidotransferase subunit GatC, which yields MTTISTSDIQHLASLSSLALADDEVDGLRQDLENIIGYIEQLGKLDTAGVEPTYQVTGLENVWRDDEVQPGVSREALLNLAPEKQNNQVKVPQVL from the coding sequence ATGACAACTATTTCTACCAGTGACATTCAGCACTTGGCGAGTTTGAGTAGTCTGGCATTAGCCGATGATGAAGTTGATGGACTGCGCCAGGATTTGGAAAATATAATTGGCTACATTGAGCAGCTAGGGAAACTCGACACGGCGGGCGTGGAGCCAACCTATCAAGTTACAGGTCTAGAGAACGTTTGGCGCGACGATGAGGTTCAGCCAGGGGTTTCCAGAGAAGCGCTGCTTAACTTGGCACCCGAAAAACAGAATAATCAAGTAAAAGTGCCGCAGGTGCTGTGA
- a CDS encoding transketolase family protein, whose translation MSVLRDDWRAGNTASMRLGFGHGLVHTAMNNSQVVALSADLAESVGFGEFAERIGAPRFIEVGVAEQNLVTVASGLAAMGNIPFAASYAAFSPGRNWEQIRTTICLNNQPVKLVGSHAGLNVGADGATHQMLEDIALMRSLPNMVVLAPGDAYEAEIMATVMAADSRPNYVRLPRADMPLFLDGEVAIGRASVLRQGTDVALLGTGTMTYQLLMASEQLAHAGVQAEVVHFSTIKPLDEAAVVAAAQKCGRVVTAEEGQIAGGFGSAVAEVLGEKLPVKIKRIGVRDQFGESGSVAELWQKHGLDVEAVVRHVKDNLSFI comes from the coding sequence ATGAGCGTATTGCGGGACGATTGGCGCGCGGGAAATACCGCGTCGATGCGGCTCGGTTTTGGCCATGGGCTAGTTCATACGGCAATGAACAATAGTCAAGTTGTGGCGCTAAGCGCCGACTTGGCAGAAAGTGTTGGCTTTGGCGAGTTTGCCGAGCGAATCGGTGCGCCGCGGTTCATTGAGGTTGGTGTTGCAGAGCAAAATCTGGTAACGGTGGCGTCAGGACTAGCAGCCATGGGTAATATCCCGTTTGCGGCCAGTTATGCGGCGTTCAGTCCGGGGCGTAATTGGGAACAAATTCGGACGACGATTTGCCTGAATAACCAGCCGGTTAAGCTGGTCGGCTCGCATGCCGGGCTAAATGTCGGTGCGGACGGCGCGACGCACCAAATGCTGGAGGATATCGCGCTGATGCGGAGTTTGCCAAACATGGTGGTCTTGGCCCCGGGCGATGCCTACGAAGCCGAAATAATGGCGACGGTGATGGCGGCTGATTCGCGGCCAAATTATGTGCGGTTGCCGCGAGCTGACATGCCGCTGTTTTTGGATGGTGAGGTGGCTATCGGCCGAGCGTCCGTACTGCGCCAAGGCACTGATGTGGCGCTACTCGGTACTGGTACGATGACATATCAACTCCTCATGGCGTCAGAACAATTGGCGCACGCCGGCGTTCAGGCAGAAGTTGTGCATTTTAGCACTATCAAACCGTTAGACGAAGCAGCGGTCGTTGCTGCCGCCCAAAAATGCGGCCGTGTGGTGACGGCAGAAGAAGGGCAAATTGCCGGCGGATTTGGCAGCGCGGTGGCGGAAGTACTCGGCGAGAAATTGCCAGTCAAAATAAAGCGTATCGGCGTCCGCGACCAGTTCGGTGAAAGCGGCTCGGTAGCTGAATTATGGCAAAAGCATGGACTAGATGTCGAAGCAGTTGTCCGGCACGTAAAAGATAACCTATCATTTATTTAG
- the gatA gene encoding Asp-tRNA(Asn)/Glu-tRNA(Gln) amidotransferase subunit GatA: protein MSQISDFTGKSAVENVKEALRRAREVEDYHALLSLTEERALERAAKVDQGEISGRLTGVPFVVKDNFLAFGAPTTAASKMLENFEAPLQATAVEKLEAEGAIYIGKANLDAFAHGGSTENSAFGPTKNATDKTRVAGGSSGGSAVVTALDVVPFALGTDTGGSIRQPASFNGVVGVKPTYGAVSRYGVVAMASSTDTIGCFATNADDANVVMEIMAGRDDKDMTTLPDFWQNQPGFRKKKIGLVKQCMTDDVDTAVRQKTLDYAEKLKQLGYEIEEVDLSMMRHSLAMYYIIVPAELSSNLARYDGVRYGHRAAEVKTLAELYGRSRNEGFTTENKRRIMIGSFVLSSGFFDAYYMQAQKARTLLINEFKKLFTEYDALLMPTAPTPAFKLGENTNDPIKMYLADIMTVPASLAGLPAISVPAGSNDEGLPIGVQLIGDYQSDGNLLKLAAEVEVI, encoded by the coding sequence ATGAGCCAGATTAGTGATTTTACCGGAAAAAGTGCAGTCGAAAATGTTAAAGAAGCACTGCGGCGAGCGCGCGAAGTTGAAGATTATCACGCATTGTTGAGTTTAACGGAAGAACGGGCGCTGGAGCGAGCCGCGAAGGTTGATCAGGGTGAAATTTCTGGGCGGCTGACTGGCGTGCCGTTTGTGGTAAAAGATAATTTCTTAGCCTTTGGGGCGCCGACGACTGCTGCTTCAAAAATGCTCGAGAATTTTGAGGCGCCACTGCAGGCCACGGCGGTTGAAAAATTGGAGGCCGAAGGTGCAATTTACATCGGCAAGGCCAACTTGGACGCCTTTGCTCACGGCGGTTCGACGGAAAATTCAGCCTTTGGTCCGACTAAAAACGCTACGGATAAAACTCGAGTAGCCGGCGGTTCGTCGGGCGGCTCGGCGGTAGTGACGGCGCTTGACGTGGTGCCGTTTGCATTGGGGACAGACACTGGCGGTTCGATTCGTCAGCCAGCCAGTTTTAACGGTGTGGTCGGTGTCAAGCCAACATACGGCGCAGTCAGTCGCTACGGCGTGGTAGCCATGGCATCGAGTACGGATACTATTGGTTGTTTCGCCACGAATGCTGATGATGCTAATGTGGTGATGGAAATTATGGCGGGCCGCGACGACAAGGACATGACGACGCTGCCTGACTTTTGGCAGAACCAGCCAGGCTTTAGAAAGAAAAAGATTGGTTTGGTTAAGCAATGTATGACCGATGATGTGGATACGGCGGTTCGCCAGAAAACGCTTGACTATGCAGAAAAATTGAAGCAGCTGGGCTATGAGATTGAAGAAGTGGATCTCAGCATGATGCGGCATTCGCTGGCGATGTATTACATCATTGTGCCGGCAGAACTGTCGTCAAATCTAGCGCGCTATGATGGCGTGCGCTATGGTCACCGGGCGGCTGAGGTGAAAACGCTGGCGGAATTGTATGGTCGCAGCCGCAACGAAGGTTTTACGACGGAGAATAAACGGCGAATTATGATCGGTAGTTTTGTGTTGTCGAGCGGCTTTTTTGACGCCTATTATATGCAGGCGCAAAAAGCGCGCACATTACTCATCAACGAGTTCAAAAAGTTGTTCACTGAGTATGACGCGCTGTTAATGCCGACGGCGCCGACACCAGCATTCAAACTTGGCGAAAATACCAATGATCCAATCAAAATGTACCTGGCAGACATCATGACGGTGCCGGCCAGCCTGGCTGGACTGCCGGCAATTTCTGTGCCGGCTGGAAGTAACGACGAGGGCTTGCCGATTGGCGTACAGCTGATTGGTGATTATCAGTCAGACGGCAACTTACTGAAGTTGGCGGCGGAAGTGGAGGTCATCTGA
- a CDS encoding HNH endonuclease, which yields MVLLVTAVVGAVVWAVQLQQPRVTPTSPSMQRQLFGDSNAQAELAKLEVKGRAPKTGYSRKQFSDGWGKMSGCSVREVILARDLTETKIDDKCRVLTGTLRDPYTGRTIKFQRGPETSSKVQIDHVVALSDAWQKGAQQLPREEREKLANDPLNLLAADGPANQAKGDGDAATWLPPNKPFRCQYIERQVAIKRKYRLWVTNAEKEAMSKALAGCGST from the coding sequence ATGGTACTGCTTGTCACGGCGGTAGTGGGTGCAGTAGTGTGGGCGGTGCAGCTACAGCAGCCGCGGGTTACGCCGACTTCGCCGTCTATGCAGCGGCAATTATTTGGTGATTCAAACGCTCAGGCGGAGTTAGCTAAACTAGAGGTTAAAGGTCGTGCACCCAAAACAGGCTATAGCCGCAAACAATTTAGTGATGGTTGGGGTAAAATGAGCGGCTGTTCGGTGCGCGAGGTGATCCTGGCGCGGGATTTAACGGAAACAAAAATTGATGATAAATGTCGCGTGTTGACCGGGACACTACGTGACCCGTATACCGGCCGGACGATCAAGTTTCAGCGTGGGCCAGAGACTTCGTCGAAAGTACAAATCGATCACGTGGTGGCGTTAAGTGATGCGTGGCAGAAAGGTGCACAGCAACTACCACGTGAGGAACGAGAAAAATTGGCAAACGACCCGCTGAATTTGTTGGCTGCTGACGGTCCGGCCAACCAAGCCAAAGGCGATGGCGACGCGGCAACCTGGCTGCCTCCCAACAAACCGTTTCGCTGTCAGTACATTGAACGACAGGTAGCGATCAAGCGTAAATATCGTCTGTGGGTAACAAATGCAGAAAAAGAGGCGATGAGTAAGGCGTTGGCTGGCTGCGGCTCGACGTAA
- the uvrB gene encoding excinuclease ABC subunit UvrB produces MSAFNLVSNYQPTGDQPTAIAQLVNGLERGEREQTLLGVTGSGKTFTMANIIARANVPTLVLAHNKTLAAQLFSEFKEFFPDNEVHYFVSYFDYYQPEAYIASSDTYIEKDSKINDEIDRLRHAATSALLTRRDVIIVASVSCIYGIGSPETYADMAIQLTVGERRVQDKFIRLLTDIQYKRNDVDFARGTFRVRGDVVDIFPAGQDTAVRVEFFGDEIERLTRIDPLTGEILDQPASLTIFPSSHYSTPRERIEKAIVGIEKEFDERLKWFESHDKLLEAQRLAQRTKYDLEMLKETGFVKGIENYSRYLTDREPGEQPATLIDYFPDDWLLLVDESHMTLPQVRGMYNGDRARKEVLVEHGFRLPSALDNRPLRFDEFDQHIHQAIYVSATPGDYELAHSPKPAEQLIRPTGLLDPPIEVRPTEGQVDDLMEEIRQTIAKGHRVLVTTLTKRMAEDLSAYLTDNGVKTAYLHSEIDTLERGDILKDLRLGTYDVLVGINLLREGLDLPEVSLVAIMDADKEGFLRSEQALIQTIGRAARHVDGRVLMYGDNVTDSMRRAINETNRRRAIQQQYNEEHGITPQTIQKKIDDGLRSIIPQKESDKKPKLDLKKIPKDEYPTLIKELTGQMELHSANLEFEKAAQLRDLIAEIRQTM; encoded by the coding sequence ATGAGTGCCTTCAATCTCGTCTCCAACTATCAGCCGACCGGCGACCAGCCGACGGCGATTGCTCAGTTGGTGAACGGTTTGGAGCGGGGTGAGCGCGAGCAAACACTGCTGGGCGTGACCGGTTCGGGCAAGACCTTTACTATGGCAAATATTATTGCTCGAGCCAATGTGCCGACGTTGGTGCTGGCGCACAACAAGACTTTGGCAGCGCAGCTATTTTCTGAGTTTAAGGAGTTTTTTCCAGATAATGAGGTACATTATTTTGTCAGCTATTTTGATTATTATCAGCCGGAAGCCTACATTGCTAGTAGCGATACGTACATTGAGAAAGATTCGAAGATCAATGACGAAATTGATCGGCTGCGGCATGCGGCGACCTCGGCGTTGTTGACGCGGCGCGACGTGATCATCGTGGCCAGCGTGTCCTGTATTTATGGCATTGGTTCGCCAGAGACGTATGCTGATATGGCGATTCAATTGACGGTCGGTGAGCGGCGGGTTCAGGATAAGTTTATTCGCCTGCTGACTGATATTCAGTATAAGCGAAACGATGTTGACTTTGCGCGCGGCACTTTCAGGGTGCGCGGCGATGTGGTGGATATTTTCCCAGCTGGGCAGGACACGGCGGTGCGAGTGGAATTTTTTGGCGATGAAATTGAGAGGTTAACGCGAATCGATCCGCTGACGGGTGAGATTTTGGATCAGCCAGCTAGCCTGACGATTTTCCCGTCCAGTCACTATTCAACGCCGCGCGAACGAATTGAAAAGGCCATCGTTGGCATCGAAAAAGAATTTGACGAGCGGCTGAAGTGGTTTGAATCACACGACAAATTGTTGGAGGCACAGCGCCTAGCTCAGCGCACCAAATACGACCTAGAAATGCTCAAGGAAACCGGCTTTGTCAAAGGTATTGAGAATTATTCGCGCTATCTGACTGACCGTGAACCGGGCGAGCAGCCAGCGACCTTGATTGATTATTTTCCGGACGATTGGCTGCTGCTGGTTGATGAATCGCATATGACCTTGCCGCAAGTCCGCGGTATGTATAACGGCGACCGGGCGCGTAAGGAAGTGCTGGTGGAGCACGGGTTTCGTTTGCCGAGTGCGCTGGATAACCGCCCGCTGAGGTTTGATGAATTTGATCAGCATATTCATCAGGCGATTTATGTGTCCGCTACGCCGGGCGACTACGAACTGGCTCATTCGCCAAAGCCGGCTGAGCAGTTGATTCGGCCGACGGGGCTGCTTGATCCGCCAATTGAAGTGCGGCCGACTGAAGGGCAGGTTGATGATTTGATGGAGGAGATTCGCCAGACCATCGCCAAGGGCCACCGCGTACTGGTAACCACCTTGACCAAGCGCATGGCTGAGGATTTGAGCGCCTACTTGACTGACAATGGTGTAAAAACGGCGTATCTACACAGTGAAATTGACACACTGGAACGCGGCGATATTCTCAAAGATCTGCGGCTGGGGACGTACGACGTCTTGGTTGGTATTAATTTGCTGCGCGAGGGGCTGGATTTGCCAGAGGTCAGTCTAGTGGCGATCATGGATGCTGATAAAGAAGGCTTCCTCCGTAGTGAGCAGGCGCTGATTCAGACGATTGGCCGAGCGGCGCGGCACGTGGACGGTCGGGTGTTGATGTACGGCGATAATGTGACTGACAGTATGCGGCGAGCGATTAATGAGACAAATCGTCGGCGTGCGATCCAGCAGCAATATAACGAAGAGCATGGCATCACGCCGCAAACTATCCAGAAGAAGATTGACGATGGTCTGCGTTCTATCATCCCGCAAAAGGAATCCGACAAAAAGCCAAAGCTTGATTTGAAGAAGATTCCAAAGGATGAATATCCAACGCTGATCAAGGAGCTGACTGGTCAAATGGAACTGCATAGCGCTAATCTAGAATTTGAAAAAGCCGCCCAGCTGCGCGATTTGATTGCAGAAATTCGCCAGACCATGTAG
- a CDS encoding TIGR00730 family Rossman fold protein, with protein sequence MTPQHTCIPRDVQLQAAMFRLGKMEDEIQSGYEILRKYQKTVTIFGSARTDPNSAYYHAAKETAERLAKLGYAIVSGGGHGIMGAANEGANKAVQEGARAAGGESIAFNIRLPHEQEVNKYATEVFEFQHFAPRKIVMTMFANAYIYFPGGFGTLDELAEILTLIQTEKANRAPVILFDTAFWSDLDAFFRNHMLAEGAIVEKDLDIYTITDSVDEIIELVQANKTYC encoded by the coding sequence ATGACTCCACAACATACATGTATTCCGCGCGATGTGCAGCTACAGGCGGCGATGTTCCGCCTCGGTAAGATGGAAGATGAAATCCAGAGCGGCTACGAAATTCTCCGGAAATATCAGAAAACAGTAACTATCTTTGGTTCGGCGCGCACCGACCCGAATAGCGCCTATTACCACGCCGCGAAAGAAACGGCTGAACGGCTAGCCAAACTCGGCTATGCTATTGTTTCTGGTGGTGGACACGGCATCATGGGCGCCGCCAACGAAGGCGCTAATAAGGCCGTCCAAGAGGGAGCGCGAGCTGCTGGCGGCGAGTCGATCGCGTTCAATATCCGCCTGCCGCATGAACAGGAGGTCAATAAGTATGCTACCGAGGTGTTTGAGTTTCAGCACTTTGCGCCGCGCAAGATCGTCATGACCATGTTTGCTAATGCCTATATTTATTTCCCAGGCGGCTTCGGTACATTGGATGAACTGGCGGAAATATTGACGCTGATCCAGACTGAAAAAGCCAACCGCGCGCCGGTAATCTTGTTCGACACAGCGTTTTGGAGCGATTTGGACGCCTTTTTCCGCAACCATATGTTGGCCGAAGGAGCTATCGTTGAGAAAGACCTGGATATTTACACCATCACTGACAGCGTCGATGAGATTATTGAGCTAGTACAAGCAAATAAGACCTATTGCTGA